The Sphingomonas carotinifaciens genomic sequence AGCCACCCCGTCTTGGCGAACTCGCCGATGACGAGGCTCAGGTTCAGCAGCAGCGCCCCGCTTGCCGTCAGCCAGAAGCTGACCGAATTGAGCGTCGGGAACGCCACGTCGCGCACGCCCAGTTGCAGCGGCACAGCAAAGTTCATCAGCCCGATCATGAACGGCATCGCCACGAAGAAGATCATGATCGTGCCGTGCGCGGAAAATATCTGGTCGTAATGCTCGGGCGGCAGATAACCGCCATTCCCTTGCGCGATCGCCTGTTGCGACCGCATCAGCAGCGCGTCCGAAAAGCCACGCAGCAGCATCACGCCGGCCAGCAGGCAATACATCACCCCGATCCGCTTGTGATCGACCGAGGTGATCCATTCGCGCCACAGATAGGGGAAGTGCCCGGCGCGCCACGTCCAGATCAGCAGCGCCAAGATGCCCGTCACCGCCACGCCGAACGCGATCAGCGGCATCGGCTCGTGAAACGGGATCGCGTCCCAGCCCAGCTTGCCGAGCACGCTCAATGCTCCCGCCCGTCATGCGCGGTCTCGCTCACCGGCGCACCCGAGCGGGCGACGATGATGTCGTACAGCCGCGGCTGCACCGCACGGTAGCTATAGGGCGTCACATCCGTGCTCTGCTTGTTCAGGGCCACGAAGCCGGGCCAGTCCAGCGCCGGCCCCTGCCCCCGCGCCGCCGCCACGAACTGCGCAAAGGCCGCAGGGGGGACGGCCTGCGCGATGAAATCCATGTCGGCAAATCCCTCGCCGCTATAATGCGCGGACAGCCCGCGATACCGTCCCGGTCGGTCGGCGCGCAGGTGCAGCGTCGAATCCATCCCCGCCATCGCATAGATCTGGCTGCCCAGTTGCGGCACGAAGAAGCTGTTCATCACGGTGGCGGAGGTGATGCGGAACCGCACCGGTACGCCCACCGGCAGGACCAGCCGGTTGACGGTCGCAATGCCTTGCTCGGGATAGATGAACAGCCATTTCCAATCGAGCGATACCACCTCGACCGTCATCGCCCGTGCACGCGATGCGATGGGTTTGGGCGGATCATATTCGTGGCTGCCGATCCAGCCGATCCCGCCCAGAAAGATGATCGCCAGCGCCGGGATCGACCAGACAAGCAGTTCCAGCCGCCCCGAATAGGCCCATTTCGGCAGATGTTTGGCCCGTTCGTTGCTCGCGCGGAACCACCATGCGAAGCCGATCGCCATCACGATCACGGGGATGACGATCATCAACATGATCGCCAGCGAATTGAACAGCAAGGACCGCTCGCCAGCGGCGATGGGCCCCGCCGGATCGAGCACACCCGAACGACAGCCGACAAGCGCCAACAGGCACAGCGCGGGCACGCTGCCAAGACGGGGGGGCGCGGTCATTCCGCGCGTCAACGATGCCGCGCGTCGTTCGTTCCCTGCTACGCCCAGGCCAGGCTGGCGACCGGTCCAGGCTCGTCGTCCCGCCGCCCCCGCGCACGCCGCTGCCGCCTCTGCCCTCGCCCCAGCCGAGCCCGCACCCACTGCCTCATCCCGCGCATCCGCCCCAGCACCGACGCCCCCACCAGAACCCCAACCAGATCGGCCAGCGTCCCCATCTCGATCCACGGCGCCAGCCCCATGATGTCGGGCGCCGCCATCAGCACCATGCGGATCTCGTCCGCCTCCAGCATCCATCCCGCGAGCAGCACGGTCGCGACGATGATCCCCAGCATCACATGCGCCCGCTGCACCCGCAGCAACACTCTCGCCGACGCCTCCACCAGACAGCGATGCACCGCACGGCCCACCGGCGTGTCCGGCACCATGATCAGCAGCCCCCACAGATACAGCATCACCATCAACAGCATCGCGCATCCCCCCTCTGCCCGCGAAGATGGCGACACCCCATCTGCCATACTAGCCCCGCGCCACCCACAAACCTATGCTGCCCGCATGCCCCACCCCCACCGCAGCGCCCTGTTCCTCCCCGCCTCCAACCCCCGCGCCATCGCCAAGGCGCGCACCCTGCCCTGCGATGTGGTGATCCTCGATCTGGAGGACGCGGTCGCGCCCGATGCCAAGACGCAGTCCCGCGCGGCTGCGCTGGAGGCGGCGGCGCAGGGCTTTGGCGAGCGCCGGCTCGTCATCCGGGCCAACGCCCTCGATACGCCGTGGGGGGAGGTCGACTGCGCCGCGCTGCGTGACTCCCCGGTCGATGCCGTTCTGCTTCCCAAGGTCGATGGGCCGGCGGCCGCACGCCGCGCCCGCGCGCTGCTCGGCGAGGAGGGGCCGCCGCTATGGGCGATGATCGAAACCTGTTGCGGCGTGCTGGCCCTTGCCGATCTCTGCGCGGACACCCCTGCGCTACGTCTGGAAGGCCTGATCGCCGGCACCAACGATCTGGCCAAGGAAATGCGGTTGCCTGCCGATCCGGCTCGCGCCGCATTGATGCCGCTACTCGTCCAGATGGTGGTCGCCGCCCGCGCCTATGGCCTGATCGTGCTGGACGGTGTGTGCAATGCGCTCGACGACGGCGATCGCCTCGGTGCCGAATGCGCGCAAGGGCGGATGCTGGGGTTCGATGGCAAGACGCTGATCCACCCGTCACAGATCGCACCCGCCAACACGGCGTTCGGCCCGAGCCCCGACGAGATCGCCTGGGCCCGGGCCGTCGTTGCCGCCTTCGCCGATCCTGCCAATGCCGTGCTTGGCGCGATCAGGCTGGATGGGCAGATGGTGGAGCGGCTCCATCTCGCGCAGGCGGAGCGCCTGCTGGCGCTCGCCTGACCGGCATCACATCCCGTTCAGCATCTCGATATGATGCTGGACGACCGGCGCGATCTTCCCCGCCGCCGCCTTCAACGGTGCGGCGGTGCCGGACTGGGCATAGCCCTGATGCAGCGCCAGCGCCTTCTGATGCGCGGTCTTCTGCTGCTGGACGTACAGCTGGTCGCGCTGCGTGCCCGACGCCTGGCGCAGTTTGGCGACCATGTCGGCCTGCATCGGCTCCAGCTTGGGCGGCGCCGGCCGCACGCCCGCCTTGGTCGCTGCCGCCTTCACATCTGCGGTGCTCTTGGAATGATCGCGGATCATCGACTGGGCGAAGGTCCGGATCTTCGGGTTCGTCGATTGTAGGACGAGCTGGCTCGACTCCTTCTCGTACAGGTCGCTGGCGCCTGCCTTGGCGACGAACTGAGCCGGGGTCACCGTCTGCGCGAACGCGGCGGTCGGGACGGCGGCAACCAGGGCCGCCACGGTCATCATGCGAAGCATCCTCATCTTCTCCTCCTGTTATCAGTTCTTTGCGGTGCCGGGCTCGGCCATGCCACGATGCTGGCTGGCGAGTACGGCGTCGGGCACGATATGCGCCGCCGCGGCCTGCAGCTTGTTCTTCCAGCCCGACACGATCGACGCCTTGCCCGACATCAACGCATCCCATCCGTCCCTGGCCACCTTGGCGGGATCGTCCTTTTTGGGGTCGGTGCCGACATCGGTGTCCATCATGTCGCCACGTGCGAAAAATTCGGTATCCGTAGGCCCCGGCAACAGGTTGGTCAGCGTAACGCCCTTGGCATCCTTCAACTCGTCCTGGATCGCCGCGACGAAGCTGTCGATGAACGCCTTGGTGCCGTTATACACCGCCTGGAAGCTGCCGGGGATGAAGCCGGCGATCGACCCCGTCACCAGCACCTTGCCCGCATCCCGCGCCACCATCGGCTTCAGAACCCTTTGCAGCAGGTACAGCGTGCCGGTGATGTTGGTGTCGACCACCAGGCGCCAGTCCTTCACCTCCTGGTCCAGGAAGCCCTTGCCCAGTCCGTGCCCGGCATTGGCGCACAGCAGGTCGATCTGCCGCCCGCCCGCCGCCGCCAGCACGCTGTCCACGCCTTCCAGCGTCGACAGGTCCGCCTCCACCGCCTGCACCTGCGTGCCGAACTGGCGGAGGTCGGTCGCGGCTGCCTCGATCAGGTTCTCGTTGGCGACGACGATCAGGTCATAGCCATCCTTGGCGGCGAGCGTCGCCAGCTCGAACCCGATGCCCGTCGAGGCACCGGTGACGATCGCGAATTTGTCAGCCATCCTCTTGTCTCCTTCAGGCGGTCATGCCGGGCTTCAGCACGATCTTGGTCACTTCGTTCTGCTGGTCGTGGAACATCTTGTACCCCTTGGGGGCGTCCTCCAGCGGCATGCGGTGCGAGATCATGAACTCGGTATCGATCTTGTCTTCCATGATCGCGTTCAGCAGGGCGGGCATGTAGTGCTGGACATGCGTCTGCCCGGTCTTCAGCGTCAGCCCCTTTTCCATGAAGGCGCCCAGCGGGAACTTGTCGACATAGCCGCCATAGACCGCCGGCATCGACACGCGCCCGCCCTTGCGGCACGCGATGATCGCCTGACGGATCGAATGCGGCCGATCCGTGCCGAGGAAGGTCGATGCCTTGATCTGGTCGATGACGTTGTCGACGAACAGGCCATGCGCCTCCAGGCCGACCGCGTCGATCACCGCATCGGGCCCGATCCCGCCGGTCATCTCCATCAGCGCCTCATAGGTCGCTGATTCCTCGAAGTTGATCGTCTCTGCGCCGAACCTCTTGGCCAACTCTAGCCGGTGCGGGAAATGATCGATCGCGATCACCCGCTCGGCCCCCATCAGGAACGCCGACTGCACCGCGAACAGCCCGACCGGGCCACAGCCCCAGACCGCCACCGTATCGCCCGGCTCGATCTGCGCATATTCCGCCGCCTGCCAGCCGGTGGGCAGGATGTCGGACAGGAACAGGACCTTGTCGTCCGAAACCCCGTCCGGGATCACGATCGGCCCGACATCGCTGAACGGCACGCGGACATATTCCGCCTGACCGCCCGCATAGCCGCCGGTCATGTGGCTGTAGCCGAACAGGCCCGCCATCGGCGTGCCGTACAGCTCCATCGAGATGTCCTGGTTATCGGCCGGCAGACTGTTCTCGCACGCCGAATACTGGTGCTTGCCGCAATGGTAGCAGCTCCCGCACGAGATGGTGAACGGCACCACCACCCGCTGCCCCTTCTTCAAGGTCGATTTGGGACCCGTCTCGACCACCTCGCCCATAAATTCATGGCCCAGTATGTCGCCGGCCTTCAGTGTCGGGATATAGGCGTCGTACAGATGTAGGTCCGATCCGCAGATCGCGGTGGACGTGATCTTGATGATGGCATCGCGCGGGTTCAGGATCTCGGGGTCCGGAACCGTGTCCATGCGGACGTCGTGCTTGCCGTGCCAGGTGAGTGCACGCATCGGCTCAACCCTTTCGTTGTTCGAGTTCGGCGTGCGTATGCGCGCCCGTGGCGATCTCGCCGGTTTCCAGCAGTTGCTTCAGGCGGCGCAGGTCGCGCCGGGCCTGGATCGCCGGCTCGCGCTGGAACACCTTGGCGACCAGCTTGCCGATCACGCCCGCCGGCGGATCATAGACGATCGTCGCCGTCACCACCGTGCCGCGCGGGCCTGCATCGCGGAACTCGACCACGCCGGAATTCTCCACGTCCGCGCCGGGCTCGGACGTCCAGGCGATCAGCCGGTCCTTTTCCTCCTGCGTGACGCGCGCGTCCCATTCCACCGTCTTGCCGGCCGGTGCCTTCACCACCCAGTGCGAGCGGGCATCGTCCAGGATATCGATCCGCTCCACATTGCCCATGAAGGTCGACAGATTGTTGAAGTCGCGGAAATAGCTGTACACTTCGCCGACCGGACGGTTGATCGTCACCGCACGGCCGATGATCGTGCCGCCCTTGCCCTCGATCAGATCGGCAATGGCAGCGGCCGCGGCATCGCTGCGTTTCGATGCGGCCAGCGGCGCATCGTCGGATTGGCGAGTTGCCATATCGTCACCCATCGGGTCCTCCGGATTGCCAGATGAGCATCCAACCGCGTGGTCGACCCCATCGGTTCCGACGATCGAGCAAATATCACCCGAAACATGATCTCAATCAGTTTCAATGACCTGGAAAGTTGATCCAGATCACGATGCTGTGGGGCTAAGCTGTCGTTCCAGCATCTCCAGCGCGACCCCCAGACAGGCCAGCCGCACCGGCCCGCGCCCGATATCGCCGAAATGCGCCTCGCGATGATCGGCCTCGCCGCCGCGCACCGCACAGGCGAAATGGACCAGCCCCGGCTCGTCACCCGGTGCACCCGGCCCGGCGAACCCCGTGATCGCCACCGCGATGTCGCCGTGGCTATAGGCGAGCGCCCCTTCCGCCATCGCCACCGCCACGTCCCGGCTGACCGCGCCGCAGCGGTCGATCTTGTCGGACGCGATGCCGAGCAACTCGCATTTCGCCTTTTCGCTGTAGACGACGAAGCCGCGTTCGAACGCGTGGCTCGCGCCCTCCACATCGGTCAGCAACGATGCCAGCAAACCGCCCGTACAGCTTTCCGCGGTGACGATCGACCGCTCCGCCGCGCATGCCGCCTCCAGCACGCGTCTCGCCGCCGCCTCGACGGCATCCGGCACCGATGCCAGGGTCTCGCTCATGCTTCTGCTCTCCCACTGTCAGGCTGTTGCCCGACAACGGAAGCGCCCCGCCTCAGGTTGCGGCGGAATTGTTCACGATCAATATGTTACCTGCCAAGGCGGCAGGATCAGCGGCCGATCCAGTCCGCGACCTGCACGGCCACCTGATTGGCCGCCTGGTTGATCGCCGGCCCGGCATTCTGTGCATCGATCGCCGTCACCGGGACCCGTGCCTCGAAACGGCGCTTCTCGACATTGCTCTGCCCGACGCGGGTCAGCGCCGCATCGAACGTCACCACCGCCTCGCGCGTCGCCTCTTCAACGCCGAACGCGCGCAATTCGCCGTTCAGCCGCGCACCCGGATCGCTCACCGACTGGCTGGTGGACAGGACCACCCGACCGGTCCGCGCCGCAACCGTATCGGACATCAGCCGTGCGAACAGCCGTGCCGGCGGCTCTGACCACTGCGCATCCTTGATATAGGCGATGGAGGTCGGCGACACCTGCACCGGCACCCGGCCGCTGGCGAGCGCCTGGGGCACCGCCGGCACCTGGATGGTGATCGACTTGGCCGCGCCTGAATCCTGCTCCTGCCCGACCGGCACCGCGGTCTGCGCGCTCAGCGTCATCAGCGAGGGGGGCGGTTCGGCACCGAAACGTATGCAGGCGGCGAGTGGCAGCATCGCCGCCAGGCAGAGAAGCGTCTTCTTCATGGCGGCCCTCACTTACCCTTGTAATCCGGCAGCTTCTGCTGCCCGACGAGCGATCCTGCGCCCTGCTGGTCGATCTTCTCGGCGATCGAGGCGAACGAGGCGGCGGTCACGCGCAGATCGCGCACCAACTGCCCGACCTCCGGCACCGTCTGCTTGGAAAAGGCCTGCAGGCCCGGCCGCGCATCGCCCACCGCCGCGTTCAGTGTCTCGGCACTTTCCTGCGCCGACAGGATCGCCTTGTTCAAATTCGCCATGGCCGGCTTCACATCCTCGGCTAGGACGCCGTTCGTGGTCTGCGCCAGTTGCCCGATCGACTGTGCCGCGTCGCCCGCCTGCTGAATTGCGACCCGCGTCTGCGCCAGCGTCGCGGCGATTTCGGGCCCACGATCCGCCAGCGCGTCGGACAGGCGGTTGGTGTTGTCGAGGATACCCGCGATCGATGCCTGGTTGCGATCCGACAACAGCCCGGTCAGCCGCTCGGTCAGCGTCGACAGCCGCTCCAGCAGCTGCGGTGCGGAATTCAGGATCGCGCCGATACCGCCCTGCTTGGTCGGGATGACGGGCACGTCATAGGGGCAGAGCTGCCGGCGATTCTCCTCCGGGCAGGCGATCGGCTGTGCACCCTTGCGCGCGCCATCCAGCGCCACCGTGCTGGTGCCGGTGAAGCTTGCCGAGATCGATGCCGTGGTGCCTTGCAGGATCGGCGTCTGCTCGTTCACCGCAACGCGTACGCGCACATATTGCGGGTCGGGACGCCACAGCGCGATTTCCTTCACCTGACCCGACGGCACGCCCGAATAGGTGACCGCCGACCCCTTCGCCAGCCCGTCCACCGACTGGCGGAAGAAGATGTCATATTCCTTCTCCGACGTGCCGCCCAGCCGCGCGATCCACACCGTGAACAGCGCCAGCACGGCCAGCAGGATCAGCACGACGGTGCCGACGAGAACATGGTTTGATCGCGTTTCCATCAGCCTGTCCCTCGCTCGCCCCGAGCGTTATCCTGTGTCTCACCGCGCGCTGCATTGTCCACCGCCCCGCCCAGCGAAGGTTGGCCGGTGGTCCGCGCCGACACCTCGGTCGGATGCGCGTCTGCCTGCGCATCGGCCGAGCCCTGCGCATGGTTTTCCTTGGCGGCGACGGCGGCGCGACCGCGCGGCCCCTTGAAATATTCCTCGATCCACGGATGGTCGAGCGCCAGCAACTCGTCGATCGTGCCCACCGCGATCACCTTCTTGTCGGCCAGCACGGCGACCCGGTCGCAGATCGCGTAGAGCGTATCCAAATCGTGCGTGATCAGGAAAACGGTCAGCCCCAGCGTCTTTTGCAGCGACTTGGTCAACTGGTCGAATGCCGCCGCGCCGATCGGGTCCAGCCCCGCGGTCGGCTCGTCCAGGAACAACAGTTCCGGGTCCAGCGCCAGCGCCCGCGCCAGCCCGGCGCGCTTCTTCATGCCGCCGGACAGCTCGGCCGGATATTTCGGCCCCGCATCCGCCGGCAGGCCCGTCATCACCACCTTGTAGGACGCGATCTCGTCCATCAGGGCCGGCGACAGCTCCGGGTAAAACTCACGCAGCGGCACCGCGACATTTTCCGCCACGGTCAGCGTCGAGAACAGCGCCCCGCCCTGGAACAGCACACCCCAGCGCTTGCGGATCGACACCGCCTCCGTTTCCTCACGGCCGATCGTCGGTTCGTCGAACACGGTGATCTCGCCGGTATCGGGCGTCTGCAGGCCGATGATCGAGCGCATCAGCACGGACTTGCCCGTGCCCGATCCGCCGACCACGCCCAGAATTTCGCCTCGCCGCACGTCCAGGTCCAGTCCGTCATGGATCACCTGGTCGCCGAAGCTGTTGCGGATGCCACGGACCCTGATGATGTGCTCGTCGCGCGCCGCCATCAGTTCCAGCCCACCCAGGTGAAGAACACCGCAAAGAACGCGTCGAGCACGATGACCAGGAAGATCGCCTGCACCACCGCGGACGTGGTGCGCAGGCCGACCTGCTCGGCGTCCGACTCCACCGACATGCCCTGGAAGCACCCGGCGATCGCGATGATCGCGCCGAAGACGGGGGCCTTGATCAGGCCGACATAGAGGTCGGTGATCGGTACGACCTCGCGGATGCGGGCAACGAAGGTGACGGGTGGAATACCCAGCGACACCGCGGCCAGGAAACCGCCACCGATGATCGCGATCAGCGAAGCGTAGAAGCCGAGCAGCGGCATCAGCGTCACCGCCGCCAGCGTGCGCGGCAGCACCAGCGCCTCCATCGGCGACACGCCGATGACGCGCATTGCGTCGATCTCCTCGGTCAGCTTCATCGTGCCGAGCTGCGCGGCAAAGGCCGAACCGGAGCGCCCCGCGACCATGATCGCGGTCATCAGCACGCCCAGTTCGCGTAAAGTGAGCCGGCCGACCAGGTTGATCGTGAACACCTCGGCACCGAACTGGCGCAGCTGCACCGCGCCCTGCTGCGCGATGACGATCCCGATCAGGAAGCTCATCAGCCCGACGATGCCGAGCGCGGACACGCCCACCGTCTCGAACTCGTGCACCACCGCGTTGAAGCGGAACCGGCGCGGATGGCGGATCACGGCCAGCATCGCCATGGTCGTCGCCCCCATGAAGCCGAGCAGGCCATAAAGGGTGCGGAACGAGGTGACGACGGCATCGCCGATCTCGCCTGCCACGCGGGCGAACGGACTGACCGGCTGCGGGCGCATCGCCACCGGCTTGTCGGCATTCACCACTTCGTCGAACAGCGAGCGGCTGGCGTCGCTCAGGCCAGAAACCTCGGCATCGTTGCGCGCCGCGAAACGGTGCACTACCCATGCGCCGACGGTATCGATCCGGTCGACGCCCGACAGATCGACACGGCGCACCCGGCCCTCGTGCCGCTCCAGCCGGTCGGGCAGGTCGCCCATCGAGGCCAGCGACAGATCGCCCGTGAAGCGCAGCGCTCCGCCGTCCGCATCGTCCTGGCTGAAATCGGCCTTGGCGCTCATCGCGTGTCTCTTTGCGGGAAAGTGCCGCGAACGGCAAGGCGGCTCGCACCCGCGACGAACCGCTGCTGCATTGAAACGGCACCAGACTGTGCCGTTGTCACAACAGCACGTCCACGCCGTGGATGGCAAGCCCGACGATGCCGCCGACCAGCGTACCATTGACGCGGATATACTGAAGATCGCGTCCCACCGCGTTTTCGAGCCGCGTCGTGATCGTGCGCGCATCCCATCCGCGTACGGTTTCGGACACGAGACGCACGATGCCGTCGCCATAATCCGCCGCGACGCCGACCACGGTACGGCGAACGAAGCGATTGATCGTCCGGGCAAGGCCGGGATCGGCCTGCACCGTGCCGCCCAGTTGCCGCAGCATCTCTCCCAGCTTGCCCGCCATCGCGGCTTCCGGATCGCGCGCGATCTTCAGCATCGCCTCGCGCGCCTGCTCCCACAATCCGTCCAGCCAGCGCTGCATCGCCGGATTGGCGATCATCTCCGCCTTCAGCGCCTCGACCCGCTCGCGCGTCTCCCGGTCATGTTGCAGATCCCAGGCAAGCCGATCGAGCCCTTCCTCCATCTTCAGCCGCAACGGATGCTCCGCATCCTCCGCCATGTCGTTCAACAGCTTGTC encodes the following:
- a CDS encoding ABC transporter permease is translated as MSAKADFSQDDADGGALRFTGDLSLASMGDLPDRLERHEGRVRRVDLSGVDRIDTVGAWVVHRFAARNDAEVSGLSDASRSLFDEVVNADKPVAMRPQPVSPFARVAGEIGDAVVTSFRTLYGLLGFMGATTMAMLAVIRHPRRFRFNAVVHEFETVGVSALGIVGLMSFLIGIVIAQQGAVQLRQFGAEVFTINLVGRLTLRELGVLMTAIMVAGRSGSAFAAQLGTMKLTEEIDAMRVIGVSPMEALVLPRTLAAVTLMPLLGFYASLIAIIGGGFLAAVSLGIPPVTFVARIREVVPITDLYVGLIKAPVFGAIIAIAGCFQGMSVESDAEQVGLRTTSAVVQAIFLVIVLDAFFAVFFTWVGWN
- the cyoA gene encoding ubiquinol oxidase subunit II, producing the protein MTAPPRLGSVPALCLLALVGCRSGVLDPAGPIAAGERSLLFNSLAIMLMIVIPVIVMAIGFAWWFRASNERAKHLPKWAYSGRLELLVWSIPALAIIFLGGIGWIGSHEYDPPKPIASRARAMTVEVVSLDWKWLFIYPEQGIATVNRLVLPVGVPVRFRITSATVMNSFFVPQLGSQIYAMAGMDSTLHLRADRPGRYRGLSAHYSGEGFADMDFIAQAVPPAAFAQFVAAARGQGPALDWPGFVALNKQSTDVTPYSYRAVQPRLYDIIVARSGAPVSETAHDGREH
- a CDS encoding SDR family NAD(P)-dependent oxidoreductase codes for the protein MADKFAIVTGASTGIGFELATLAAKDGYDLIVVANENLIEAAATDLRQFGTQVQAVEADLSTLEGVDSVLAAAGGRQIDLLCANAGHGLGKGFLDQEVKDWRLVVDTNITGTLYLLQRVLKPMVARDAGKVLVTGSIAGFIPGSFQAVYNGTKAFIDSFVAAIQDELKDAKGVTLTNLLPGPTDTEFFARGDMMDTDVGTDPKKDDPAKVARDGWDALMSGKASIVSGWKNKLQAAAAHIVPDAVLASQHRGMAEPGTAKN
- a CDS encoding ABC transporter ATP-binding protein; this translates as MAARDEHIIRVRGIRNSFGDQVIHDGLDLDVRRGEILGVVGGSGTGKSVLMRSIIGLQTPDTGEITVFDEPTIGREETEAVSIRKRWGVLFQGGALFSTLTVAENVAVPLREFYPELSPALMDEIASYKVVMTGLPADAGPKYPAELSGGMKKRAGLARALALDPELLFLDEPTAGLDPIGAAAFDQLTKSLQKTLGLTVFLITHDLDTLYAICDRVAVLADKKVIAVGTIDELLALDHPWIEEYFKGPRGRAAVAAKENHAQGSADAQADAHPTEVSARTTGQPSLGGAVDNAARGETQDNARGERGTG
- a CDS encoding zinc-dependent alcohol dehydrogenase; translated protein: MRALTWHGKHDVRMDTVPDPEILNPRDAIIKITSTAICGSDLHLYDAYIPTLKAGDILGHEFMGEVVETGPKSTLKKGQRVVVPFTISCGSCYHCGKHQYSACENSLPADNQDISMELYGTPMAGLFGYSHMTGGYAGGQAEYVRVPFSDVGPIVIPDGVSDDKVLFLSDILPTGWQAAEYAQIEPGDTVAVWGCGPVGLFAVQSAFLMGAERVIAIDHFPHRLELAKRFGAETINFEESATYEALMEMTGGIGPDAVIDAVGLEAHGLFVDNVIDQIKASTFLGTDRPHSIRQAIIACRKGGRVSMPAVYGGYVDKFPLGAFMEKGLTLKTGQTHVQHYMPALLNAIMEDKIDTEFMISHRMPLEDAPKGYKMFHDQQNEVTKIVLKPGMTA
- a CDS encoding DUF4142 domain-containing protein, which produces MRMLRMMTVAALVAAVPTAAFAQTVTPAQFVAKAGASDLYEKESSQLVLQSTNPKIRTFAQSMIRDHSKSTADVKAAATKAGVRPAPPKLEPMQADMVAKLRQASGTQRDQLYVQQQKTAHQKALALHQGYAQSGTAAPLKAAAGKIAPVVQHHIEMLNGM
- a CDS encoding CinA family protein — its product is MSETLASVPDAVEAAARRVLEAACAAERSIVTAESCTGGLLASLLTDVEGASHAFERGFVVYSEKAKCELLGIASDKIDRCGAVSRDVAVAMAEGALAYSHGDIAVAITGFAGPGAPGDEPGLVHFACAVRGGEADHREAHFGDIGRGPVRLACLGVALEMLERQLSPTAS
- a CDS encoding HpcH/HpaI aldolase/citrate lyase family protein; its protein translation is MPHPHRSALFLPASNPRAIAKARTLPCDVVILDLEDAVAPDAKTQSRAAALEAAAQGFGERRLVIRANALDTPWGEVDCAALRDSPVDAVLLPKVDGPAAARRARALLGEEGPPLWAMIETCCGVLALADLCADTPALRLEGLIAGTNDLAKEMRLPADPARAALMPLLVQMVVAARAYGLIVLDGVCNALDDGDRLGAECAQGRMLGFDGKTLIHPSQIAPANTAFGPSPDEIAWARAVVAAFADPANAVLGAIRLDGQMVERLHLAQAERLLALA
- a CDS encoding SRPBCC family protein; amino-acid sequence: MATRQSDDAPLAASKRSDAAAAAIADLIEGKGGTIIGRAVTINRPVGEVYSYFRDFNNLSTFMGNVERIDILDDARSHWVVKAPAGKTVEWDARVTQEEKDRLIAWTSEPGADVENSGVVEFRDAGPRGTVVTATIVYDPPAGVIGKLVAKVFQREPAIQARRDLRRLKQLLETGEIATGAHTHAELEQRKG
- a CDS encoding MlaD family protein, with translation METRSNHVLVGTVVLILLAVLALFTVWIARLGGTSEKEYDIFFRQSVDGLAKGSAVTYSGVPSGQVKEIALWRPDPQYVRVRVAVNEQTPILQGTTASISASFTGTSTVALDGARKGAQPIACPEENRRQLCPYDVPVIPTKQGGIGAILNSAPQLLERLSTLTERLTGLLSDRNQASIAGILDNTNRLSDALADRGPEIAATLAQTRVAIQQAGDAAQSIGQLAQTTNGVLAEDVKPAMANLNKAILSAQESAETLNAAVGDARPGLQAFSKQTVPEVGQLVRDLRVTAASFASIAEKIDQQGAGSLVGQQKLPDYKGK
- a CDS encoding ABC-type transport auxiliary lipoprotein family protein → MKKTLLCLAAMLPLAACIRFGAEPPPSLMTLSAQTAVPVGQEQDSGAAKSITIQVPAVPQALASGRVPVQVSPTSIAYIKDAQWSEPPARLFARLMSDTVAARTGRVVLSTSQSVSDPGARLNGELRAFGVEEATREAVVTFDAALTRVGQSNVEKRRFEARVPVTAIDAQNAGPAINQAANQVAVQVADWIGR